Within Cytophagia bacterium CHB2, the genomic segment TGCATGCGGGTGTGCGCGAAGCCGACCTCGCGGCTGAAATTATTTATCGCGGCCGCAAAGCCGGCTCCGAGGCTGATGCCTTTGAGCCGCTTGTTGCCAGCGGCCCGCGTTCGGCATTGCCGCATGGACGCAGCTCGATGCGGCGCTTGCAGGCAGGCGATATGGTGATTATTGACTACGGCTGCGTGTTCGAAGGCTATGCTTCGGACGTAACGCGCACGATCGCCGTGGGCGAACCCACGGCGCAAATGCGCGAAGTCTATCGCGCCGTTAAAGAAGCCGGAGAACTCGCCTATGCCGCGCTTCGCCCCAACATGAACGCGATCGATCTCGACAAAGTCGCGCGCGAGCATCTCAAAGCGAAGGGCTTTGGCAATCATTTCAATCATGCGCTCGGCCATGGCCTTGGCCTGGACGTTCACATGTTGCCGCGCCTCGGCCCGGAAAGCAAAGATGTGATTCCACCCGGTTGTGTGCTGGCGATTGAGCCGGGCGTCTATCTGCCCGACCTCGGTGGCGTGCGCATTGAAGACGATGTCTTGGTGACCGCAAACGGCGTGGAAGTGTTGACGCCGATAACACGTGAGTTGATTTGCGTCGAATAAAGCGCGATGCCGCCCGATCATCTCGCCATTATCATCGTCACCTATCAAAGCGCCGCGCACATTGGCGCGTGCCTGGCCTCGCTGCCGCTAGCGGAGGCCCGCCGCTCGCTTTCGATTTATCTCATTGACAATGCCTCAACCGATCGTACCATGGAAATCGTTGCACAGGCCGTGCGTCATTTTCCGGCACACCGCGTTCATACCACATTCGTCAACAATCACACCAATCGTGGATTCACCGCTGCCTTGAACCAGGGTTTGGCGGCTGCTCCCGGCGGCGCGCCGGTGTTGTTCTTGAACCCCGATACCATCTTCCCGCCCGCGAGCCTGTCACAACTTCTCGAACAACTCTATGCGCACGATGGCACCGGTGTGATTGCGCCGCAATTGCATTTTCTGCCAACACGCCTCACCGTCGATGCTCGCCCGGCGAACGCTGTGGCGCCACGCATATCCGATGAAACGATCCAACCCTCGTGCCGGCGCTTTCCGCAATATGCTGATTTGTTTTTTGAATTCACCGGCCTGTCACGTTTGTTCCCGCGTTCCCGCGTGTGCAATCGCTGGAAGATGGGCGATTTCGATCATCGCTCCTCGCGCGCAGTCGATCAACCGCAAGGCGCGTGCCTGCTCGCACGCCCGGAAGTTGTCAAACAAGTTGGGTCCTGGGATGAACAATTCCCTCTGTTCTTCAGCGATGTCGATTGGTGTCGCCGGGTTTGGCAGGCGGGTTGGAACATTCGTTTCAGCAGCGAGGTCAAAATCTATCACGCGCTCGGCGCCAGCATCAAACAGGCGCGACCAGCCGCGATTTGGAGCTCGCATTTTTCGTTTTGGCGTTATTTTTGGAAGTACCGCCGATCGTTTTGGGAAAATATTTTAATTGTTTCCCTGTGGCCTCTGTTTCTTTTGACTGCTATGGCGCGCATTGGTGCATATTTCCTGCTCTCTCCGTGGCGTAAATTGGCGGGAGTTTCACATTCTTGAATTCAGCAATCAGCTTTATGTTCGTTTTGATTTCACATGGCTTTTTTCGACGGCGCTGCTGCCTTGTTGCCAGCTTCCTGATGATTCTCGGGGCGGAACGAGAGTCGATTTCTCAAGCGCCTTCATTGGTCGCCTCTTCAGCTCCCCGGGAAATCATTCTTAAAGTGCGGGCCTCCACCTCACTGCAAAAGAAAAGTGGAGACACAATTGCATTCGATTCCGCGAGTCAACTTCATGTTCGCTTGCGCGCCCTGGGAAATTATCGCGCGTTGGCAGCCTTGCCCGAATCCGGCAATGCGGAGATTAATCGATTTGTCTTGCTTCGTTTTGATGATGCTGATGTCGATATGACGACGGCATTGGATTCCCTTTCTGATTCTCCTGAAATCGAGTATGCGCAATTCAATCACGTGTTGCATTGTGACGGCTTTACGCTAGCAAACAATGCGCCGGGAGATGCTCCAAATGACTCACTTTATTCGCGGCAATGGGCCTTGCAAACCCTGCACGCGCCGGAAGCCTGGCAAATCAGCTCCGGCGCAGCAAACGTCTTGATCGCGATGATTGACACCGGCGTGGAGCTGGATCATCCCGATTTGCAGACAAATTTGTGGATCAATGCCGGTGAAGATTTGAACGGCAATGGCAGGGCGGAGCCTGCCGATTACAACAACATTGATGATGACGGCAACGGTTTTATCGATGATGTCATCGGCTGGGATTTCACCGACGCGCCCGGTTTTCCTGATGCGGGCGATCACCTGGATCGTGACAATGATCCCTCTGACGACAACGGCCACGGTACGGCCGTGAGTGGCATCATTGCCGCGCAGGCAAACAATCGCATCGGTATTGCCGGCCTCGCACCGCAATGCCAGGTGATGGCGTTGCGCGCCGGCACTAGTCAGGGTTTGCTGGAAGAAGATGATGTGGCCTCGGCCATTGTTTATGCCGTGATGAACGGCGCGGCGGTGATCAACATGAGTTTTGGCGATGTGGTGGTCTCGCCGATGCTGCGCGACGTCATACAATTTGCGCATCGCCGCGGCGTTGTGCTCGTTGCTTCCGCGGGCAACTCGTCAACAGATACACCGCATTATCCCTCCGCTTATGCGGAAACGATTGCCGTGGGCGCAAGCATGCCTGATGATCGTTTGGCCGCGTTCTCGAATTATGGAACAACGCTCGATGTGGTTGCGCCCGGCACAGAAATTTGGACCACAAGCTTGCGAAAATCTTATGCCCAGTTTGGCGGCACTTCGGCCGCAGCCCCGTTCGTCTCCGCTCTTGCGGGACTGCTGCTTTCGCGCTCGCCGGAGTGGAACAATGAGATGATTCGCGCCGCGCTGCAGAACAGTGCCGTGGATTTGGGCGAGCCTGGATGGGATCGTTCCTTCGGCGCCGGTAGAATCGATGCCGCCGCTGCATTGGAGTTGGAACAGCTCTCACGTTGTGAAATTCACGCGCCGGAAATGGATGCCGGTTTCGATGGCAGCACGAGCCTTGTCATTCGCGGCACGGTGTTGGGCGCTTTCCTCAAAGAATATGAATTGTCGTTCGGCGCCGGCGATAATCCGGCGGAATGGCAAGTTATTGCCTCGGGGATGACGCGCCAGGCGCTGGATGATTCACTCGGCCTCTGGGTGGTGCAGGGATTGCCGGACGGCACTTATACGTTGCGGCTCGCTGCGCATTTGCAAAACGGCCAAACGCATGAAGACAAAACCCGCATTTTTCTCGATCACACGCCGCCCCAAATCGATCGCATCAAAACCACGCCAATGATCGACAGCAACCGCCACAGTGTTTTGCTCGAATTCGCCACCGATGATTTGTCGCGCG encodes:
- a CDS encoding M24 family metallopeptidase: HAGVREADLAAEIIYRGRKAGSEADAFEPLVASGPRSALPHGRSSMRRLQAGDMVIIDYGCVFEGYASDVTRTIAVGEPTAQMREVYRAVKEAGELAYAALRPNMNAIDLDKVAREHLKAKGFGNHFNHALGHGLGLDVHMLPRLGPESKDVIPPGCVLAIEPGVYLPDLGGVRIEDDVLVTANGVEVLTPITRELICVE
- a CDS encoding glycosyltransferase family 2 protein — protein: MPPDHLAIIIVTYQSAAHIGACLASLPLAEARRSLSIYLIDNASTDRTMEIVAQAVRHFPAHRVHTTFVNNHTNRGFTAALNQGLAAAPGGAPVLFLNPDTIFPPASLSQLLEQLYAHDGTGVIAPQLHFLPTRLTVDARPANAVAPRISDETIQPSCRRFPQYADLFFEFTGLSRLFPRSRVCNRWKMGDFDHRSSRAVDQPQGACLLARPEVVKQVGSWDEQFPLFFSDVDWCRRVWQAGWNIRFSSEVKIYHALGASIKQARPAAIWSSHFSFWRYFWKYRRSFWENILIVSLWPLFLLTAMARIGAYFLLSPWRKLAGVSHS